The Actinomyces wuliandei genome contains the following window.
GGCGACAGCCGCCGGATCGTGAGGGCGCTGGAGGTCCTGGAGGTCACTGGCAGGCCCTTCTCCGCCTCCCTGCCCCGCTATGAGGACGTCACTCCCACTGTGCACCTGGCGCTGAGACCCCAGCGGGAGGCCCTTAGTACGTGTATCACGGCCCGGGCTGAGGCGATGTTCGCCTCCGGACTGGTGGAGGAGACTCAGACGTTGGTACGTCAGGGGCTGCGTGAGGGGCCGACAGCCTCACGCGCCATCGGCTATGTCCAGGCACTGTCCGTGCTGGACGGGCGGTGCAGCGTGGAGGAGGCTGTGGCTGACACGGCCCAGGCCACTCGTCAGCTAGCCTCCCGTCAGCTCAAGTGGTTCCGTCGTGACCCGCGCGTGCACTGGCTCGACGTGAAGCTGACCCCCGATGGCGAGCCTGTCCAGGCCCAGTGGCAGCGGGTCGTGGACCGTGCGTTGGAGCTCGTCCAGGAGGCTGACTCCCGGCTGCCGCCCGAGCAGTAGCCGGGAGCCAGCCGGGATTCGGGGGGAGCGTGTCTTGGCGGCTGCGCTACCACAGCTGTGCTGACAGTGGTGCTGACAGGGGAGCCGACAGGGGCGCTGAGAAGCAGGCGCCCGTCATGGCTGCGGCTCTGGTGTCGCCTAGGCTTGGAGGTATGACAGGAACCTCGACAGGCAGCTTGGCGGGCACCACGGCAGGCGCAGCGGGTCTGACGGGACGCGAGCTGGTCAAGGGGCACGCGACCCTCAACGACTTCCTCATCCTCATCGACCCGGACTGCGAGGTTGGGCTGAGCGTGACGGACGTCGTGGCGGTGTGCGACCGCCGTGGCGGCATTGGTGCGGACGGGTTCATCCGGGTGGTGCGGACCTCGGCCCTGCCCGGTGCGCAGCGGCTGGCCTCGGCCGCGCCCGAGGCGCGCTGGTTCATGGACTGCTACGGTGCCGACGGCTCGGTGGTCGGTGCGTGTGGTAACGCCGCGCGCCTGTTCGCCCGTGTCCTGGAGGCGGAGGGACTGGAGCAGCTGGAGGACGGGGACTCGGTGACAGTCGGTACCAGGGCGGGAGCACGTACGGTCACTCGCCTGGGAGACCTGTGGACTGTGGACATGGGGCCGACCGGGCTCGCCCGTGCCCAGGAGGCCCAGGCCGAGGGCTGGGACACGGCAGTGGTTGTCCCGGGGCTTGAGGGCGCACGTGCGGGCCTGAGCGTGACCGTGTCGAGCCCCCCCCACATCGTGGTCGCCCTGGGGGAGGAGTCTGAGCTGGAGGCTGCAGAGCTGGACCTGAGAGGCTCGGCGGCGCCGGTCCGCTACGAGCCTGAGCCTGTCCCGGACGCGAGCCTGGAGCTTGTCGTCCCCCTGGGTGAGGAGACTGACCCCGCTACAGGCCAGGTGGTGAGCTGCGCACAGGTACGTGTGCTGGGACGGGGGGTGGGAGAGGTCCTCTCCAGCGGCACAGGCTGCTGCGCCGCAGCTGTCGCACTGCACCAGTGGGCGGGTGAGGCAGCCGCTCGCGACTACCAGATCCGGACCCGTGGCGGACAGCTCGGGGTCCACGTGGAGGCTGACCCGCTGGCTGAGGACGCAAGCATCCTGCTCACGGGACCTGCTGTCCTCACCGGGCGGGTGCAGGTGATCTGACGCGGGGTGCCGCCCGCAGGATCCTGGTACCCGGCAGCGGCACCGTGGCGCCGTCTGGCCGACCAACGGTACCCGTCGCGTCAGTCGGCCAGACGGTCAGTCGTCACCACGTCCAGACAGTCAGTCGTCACTGACGGTGACGGTGACCTCAATGTTGCCCCGGGTTGCGTTGGAGTAGGGGCAGACCTGGTGGGCCTGGTCGGCCAGCGCCTGGGCCTCGTCATGAGGGAGGTCAGGGACGACGACCTCGAGCTCGACGGCCAGGCTGAAGCCCTGCCCCTCCTTGACCACGGACACGCGGGCACCTACAGAGCTGTCCCCCAGCTGCTTGCCGGCGGTGCGGGCCACGGCCTGCAGGGCGGAGTGGAAGCAGGCCGCGTACCCGGAGGCAAAGAGCAGCTCGGGATTGGGTGCCCCGCCCTTGCCTCCCATTTCCACAGGGATGGCCAGGTCCAGGTCCACCAGGCCGTCGGCGGTGCGGACGTGGCCGTCGCGGGCGGCGCCGGTGCTCAGGGCCTCAGCGGTGTAGATGGCTTCCATAGTGGTTCCTCTCTCGGGGCTGTGGGGCCTGCGTCGTGCTCCTCCGCAGGACCCTCTGCGTGTGCCGCGTGCCTGGCGGCGGGGCAGTGCTGCTGTCCTGCACGGCTGGGCCGCTGCTCACTGCCGCCTACCGCGCGGCCTGTGGCATCCTATCCCTGCGCAGTGCCGTCCTCGGTGACCTCCTCCGGCTGCGTGGTGACGACGACCTTGCCCCGGGTACCGCCCGCCTGGAGCCGGGCGAGGGCCTCGCGGGTCCTCTCAAAGGGCAGCACCCGGGCGACCTGGGGGCGCAGGGAGCCCCTGTCGACGATCTCGGCGACGGTACGCAGCACCGCCCCGTCGGGGTGGAAGAAGAGGAAGCGGTAGGTGACTCCTCGCGACCGGGCGCGCCGACGCAGCCGGTGGCTGAGCACGGTCACGGCGAGCCTGAGCACCGGACCGGCACCGATCTGGTCAGCGACGGCAGGGTCGGGGACGCTGGCGAGACCGATGACCATCCCGTCGGGGCGCACGACGTCCAGGGACCGGTAGATGACGTCCCCGCCCTGGGTGTCCAGGACCAGGTCAACCGGTGCGTCCGACAGCCGTGCGACGAAGTCCTCGTTGCGGTAGTCGATGACAAGGTCGGCTCCCAGCGCTCGGGCGTAGTCGGCGTTGGCGGCTGAGGTGGTCGTGACCACGGTGGCCCCCAGGTACTTGGCCAGCTGGATAGCGACCACTCCGACGCTGCCAGTACCGCCGTGGATGAGGACCACCTGGCCGGGACCCAGGTGCCACAGGTCGGTGAAGGCTCGCCAGACAGTCAGGCAGGACAGGGGCAGGGAGGCCGCCTCGACCAGGGAGACCGAGGACGGTGCCGGGGCGAGCGCGGCGGAGTCGATGGCCACGGTCTCCGCGAAGGAGCCCATGGCGGTCATCCCGGTGTAGCCGTAGACGCGGTCGCCTGTCGCGAAGTCGGTGACGGCGGAGCCGACCTCCACGACCTCCCCGGCCAGCTCGCTTCCCACGACCTTGGGCAGGCTGAGACGGAAGATGTTCTTGAACTCCCCTGCCCGGGTGCGCTCGTCAACGTGGTTGACGCCGCTGGCCACCATACGCACGAGGACCTCGTGCGGTGCGGGGGAGGGGGTGGGGATGGTGGCGGGCCTCAGCGGGGCGCCGTACCTGTCCAGCATCAGTGCGTGCACGTGTCCTCCTCGTGGTGGGCAGGGTCGGTGGTGACGTGTTGGTTATATTCTGCACCGCCGTGGTGGCGGCGTGCCCGGGCGGCTGGGCACACCTGCGGGCTACGTGCCCCGTCTCCCCAGGTGCCTGCCCAGGTAGCGACCTGTCACCGCAGCCGGGTCGTCGGCGACCTGGGCGGAGGTACCCGTGGCGACCACGCGGCCACCGTCGTGACCGCCTCCCGGCCCCATGTCGATGACCCAGTCGACGTTGGCGACCATGTCCAGGTCGTGCTCAATGACAACGACGCTCGCCCCCTGCTTGATGAGCCTGTCCAGCACCCCCAGCAGCACGCGCACGTTGGCGCCGATCGGTGTGGAGTCCACCACCACGACGCGGCGCGTTCCTCTGGTCTCGATGCTCATGGCTGGACGGGGCAGCGGCTCGTCTTCCGCCAGGGAGGCACTGAGTGCCGCACGTGGTGCAGCGCAGGGGGCGCTCGAGGGCGACGTCGGTGGTCGCCGGTCGTGGCCCGGCGGTCCTGCTGCGGCCCTCAGCCGGAGCGCCAGGGCCTTGAGGACCAGCGTGTCCGACAGGTCCCGCTGAGACCAAGGGCAGGGCGGGCTCAAGGTGGGTCAGGGGCTCCTCAGCCCCTGACCAGGGGGTAGGTCCGTGAAAACGGGTGAGGCGGGGGACCTCGGCTGGGAGCGGCCTACGTGGCGCGCGATCTCAGCAGTGCCGATGACGCCAGTGATTCCGGTGACGCCCTGAGCGCCTTCTCTCCGGCGACCCGGGCCTGGTTCACCGCGACCTTCCCCGGCGGGCCGACCCGCCTCCAGCAGCGCACCTGGGGCACGATCGGCCGTGGTGACAGCGTTCTGGCCGTCGCCCCCCACCGGATCGGGCAAGACCCTGGCTGCCTTCCTGTGTGCCATTGATCGTCTCACCAGACGCGGCCTCACCGGGGGCAACGACGTCGGGCGCGCCCCAGGCCGCCCGGACAAGGAGGGCAGGGGCGTGCGCGTCCTCTACGTCTCCCCGCTCAAGGTGCTGGGCGCCGACGTGGAGCGCAACCTGCGCGTCCCCTGGCTGGTATCCAGGCTGAGGCCGCACGGCTGGCGCAGCCGGGCACGGACCCGGCAGGCAAGCAGGCGAGTGCGGTGACGGTGGCCCTGCCCGAGGAGGTCGCCCGGTTCCTGGGCGGCTGCCAGCCGGTGAGCGTCATCCGTGACGACGAGCCTGCGGTCCCTGACGTCACCGTGTCCGTCCCCGTGGTGGACATGGCCCGTGTGCCCGCCACACCCGACCGCCGTGAGCGGCCTCGGCGCGCCCACGGCGGGCAGGGGACAGGTCCGGGTGCCAGGCGGTGCTGTCCAGGCCGAGCCCGTGGTCCACCAGGAGCCCCAGGAGGCGGGCACCACCCAGCGGGCGCTGCCCCTGGAGCCAGGCACCCCTGTCATCGCCCGGGCGCACCACGGCTCGGTCTCCAAGGAGCAGCGCCTAGGCGTCGAGCGCGACCTCAAGGCCGGGCGGCTGCGCTGCGTCGTTGCCACCTCCTCCTTGGAGCTCGGCATCGACATGGGCTCCATCGACCTGGTCCTCCAGGTGTCCCCGCCGCCGTCGGTGGCCAGCGGCCTGCAGCGCGTGGGCCGCGCGGACCACAGGGTCGGAGGACGGCCCCGGGGCGTCATCTACCCGGTGGAGCGGACCCAGCTCGTTGACGCCGTCGTCATGGCCGAGGGCATGCTCTCGGGAGCGGTAGAGCGCACCAGCCTGGTCACTGACGCGCTGGACGTCCTCGCCCAGCACACGGTGGCTGCGGCCTGTGTGGAGGACCTGGAGGCCGACGACTGGTACGCCACCGTGCGCCGGGCCGCCCCCTACGCCGACCTGCCGCGCAGTGCCTTCGACTCCGTCGTGACCATGGTCTCCGGGGGGTACGCCTCCGCGGACCTGACCAGCCTCTCCCCGCTCCTGGTCCACGACCGGCGCACGGAGCGGCTCACGGCCCGTCCCGGGGCGCAACGGCTGGCCGTCGCGGCACCCGGAACGATCCCCGACCGGGGAGTCTTCCCCGTGGTCCTTCCTGAGGGTGCCCAGGGTGCCGGGCGGCGTCGCGTCGGCGAGCTGGACGAGGAGATGGTCAACGAGTCCCGCCCCGGTGACGTCATCACGCTGGGGACCTCCTCCTGGCGGGTCCGGGAGATCACCAGGGACCGGGTCGTCGTCGACCCGGCGCCGGGCAGGAGCGCCCGCCTGCCCTTCTGGCGCGGTGAGGGTCCCGGGCGCCCGGCCGCCACCGGTGCCGCCAAGGGGGCCTTCCTGCGTGAGGCCGCCCAGGCCCTGGAGGACCCCGACGACCCAGACGGCCCCGGTGACTCTGAGGACCCTGACGGCCCTGGCAAGGCCGGTCGCAGGGCTGACGGTGGTGTCAGCGATGGTACCGGCGGAGGTGCTGGCGCCCGGACCGGTAGGGCTGACGGTGGCATGCAGCGTCTGCTGGCCCGGCTCGCCGAGGCCGGTCTGGACTCGGCCGCACGTGACAGCCTCGTCTCCCTCCTGCGCGAGCAGCGCGCCGCCACCGGCGTCCTGCCCTGTGACACCACCCTCGTCCTGGAGAGGTACCAGGAGGCGGACGGCAGCTGGAGGCTGGTCCTCCACAGCCCCTACGGCAGCCGTGTCCACGAGCCCTGGGCCGTCGGGGTGCGGGAGCGTGCTCCCCTGTGGCTCCAGCGGCTGCGGGCCAGCCAGCTCCTGGAGGCCTCCCAGCACCTGAGCGGCCTTCCCGTGGTCACCGAGGCCGCTCGGGAGTGCCTCCAGGACGTCTACGACCTGCCTGCCCTCCACGACCTCATGAGTTGCCTGGCTACAGGAGAGGTGCGCGTGGTGGAGGCGCCC
Protein-coding sequences here:
- a CDS encoding diaminopimelate epimerase; this encodes MTGTSTGSLAGTTAGAAGLTGRELVKGHATLNDFLILIDPDCEVGLSVTDVVAVCDRRGGIGADGFIRVVRTSALPGAQRLASAAPEARWFMDCYGADGSVVGACGNAARLFARVLEAEGLEQLEDGDSVTVGTRAGARTVTRLGDLWTVDMGPTGLARAQEAQAEGWDTAVVVPGLEGARAGLSVTVSSPPHIVVALGEESELEAAELDLRGSAAPVRYEPEPVPDASLELVVPLGEETDPATGQVVSCAQVRVLGRGVGEVLSSGTGCCAAAVALHQWAGEAAARDYQIRTRGGQLGVHVEADPLAEDASILLTGPAVLTGRVQVI
- a CDS encoding DEAD/DEAH box helicase, producing MTAFWPSPPTGSGKTLAAFLCAIDRLTRRGLTGGNDVGRAPGRPDKEGRGVRVLYVSPLKVLGADVERNLRVPWLVSRLRPHGWRSRARTRQASRRVR
- a CDS encoding organic hydroperoxide resistance protein, producing the protein MEAIYTAEALSTGAARDGHVRTADGLVDLDLAIPVEMGGKGGAPNPELLFASGYAACFHSALQAVARTAGKQLGDSSVGARVSVVKEGQGFSLAVELEVVVPDLPHDEAQALADQAHQVCPYSNATRGNIEVTVTVSDD
- a CDS encoding NADP-dependent oxidoreductase — translated: MHALMLDRYGAPLRPATIPTPSPAPHEVLVRMVASGVNHVDERTRAGEFKNIFRLSLPKVVGSELAGEVVEVGSAVTDFATGDRVYGYTGMTAMGSFAETVAIDSAALAPAPSSVSLVEAASLPLSCLTVWRAFTDLWHLGPGQVVLIHGGTGSVGVVAIQLAKYLGATVVTTTSAANADYARALGADLVIDYRNEDFVARLSDAPVDLVLDTQGGDVIYRSLDVVRPDGMVIGLASVPDPAVADQIGAGPVLRLAVTVLSHRLRRRARSRGVTYRFLFFHPDGAVLRTVAEIVDRGSLRPQVARVLPFERTREALARLQAGGTRGKVVVTTQPEEVTEDGTAQG